The following coding sequences lie in one Gemmatimonadota bacterium genomic window:
- a CDS encoding HD domain-containing phosphohydrolase, with product MALVERRFLTTRVARRLLTLFVLCALLPLSISLWLSYRHVTRELAAQGEERLSQAATAAGMSVIERLMAAESELALLAGQEGLRNPGSDASLTLRLLGGLAGGEEGSPPRWSVGERVAAFPELDDATRAFLDAGGTHLVLPEGSRHPVLLRRDPSGHGLLAAPVRADSMWATAQVYSASEIGRALCVLDPSGEALACPHAVPAAVRQRALAVRSEPVSWQDGGEDSRGWAWQIFLSGQFRAPAWVAIVSEPAAAALAPLHGFTRAFVPTLLLALWSVLLLSNVQIRRTIDPLDRLKEGTRRIAHGDFESRVQVRTKDEFNDLAESFNTMADDLGRQFRTLEALHQLDRHALESRTLDHMLDGIAAPLAHAIPGADFSIMILNERGPATLLRNGADESGVERFSVHLGPSAKAILAEGADHIALRGPKGGALGDALGLRPEGDGALDVFPLRVQSQPAGCLVVEGPGGRALDDDERVQARQLADQAALGVWSVRRLVDLGDLKEGAMTALALAIDASSHWTSGHSRRVTELTVRLAALLGLPEKEISVLHSATMLHDIGKIGVPTAVLDKNGRLTDEEYEIIKTHVTIGEAILKPIAAFEFMLPIVRHHHERFDGRGYPDGLSGKDIPFGARIVAVADTFDALVSDRPYRPGKSVELATRIIEEEAGAQFDPKVVGAFMRMYTADLKEIVQSHRERGALEDALPALPALR from the coding sequence ATGGCTCTCGTCGAGCGCCGCTTCCTGACCACCCGCGTCGCGCGCCGGCTGCTGACACTCTTCGTGCTGTGCGCCCTGCTTCCGCTTTCCATTTCGCTGTGGCTTTCCTACCGGCACGTCACGCGCGAGCTGGCCGCCCAGGGCGAGGAGCGCCTCAGCCAGGCCGCCACGGCGGCCGGCATGTCGGTGATCGAGCGCCTGATGGCGGCCGAGTCGGAACTGGCGCTGCTGGCCGGACAGGAGGGTCTGCGCAACCCTGGGTCCGACGCTTCCTTGACGCTGCGTCTGCTGGGCGGTTTGGCGGGCGGCGAGGAAGGCTCGCCACCGCGTTGGAGCGTCGGAGAGCGCGTCGCGGCATTCCCGGAGCTGGACGACGCGACCCGCGCCTTCCTGGACGCCGGGGGCACGCACCTCGTGCTGCCCGAGGGGTCTCGGCACCCGGTTCTGCTACGCCGCGATCCGAGCGGGCATGGGCTGTTGGCCGCGCCCGTTCGGGCCGATTCCATGTGGGCCACGGCCCAGGTCTACTCGGCTTCCGAGATCGGGCGGGCGCTGTGCGTGCTGGACCCGTCCGGCGAGGCCCTCGCTTGCCCCCACGCGGTTCCGGCCGCCGTGCGCCAGCGGGCGCTGGCCGTGCGTTCCGAGCCGGTCTCCTGGCAGGACGGTGGGGAGGACAGCCGCGGCTGGGCCTGGCAGATCTTCCTGAGCGGTCAGTTCCGCGCGCCCGCCTGGGTGGCCATCGTCAGCGAGCCGGCCGCGGCCGCCCTCGCACCGCTCCACGGATTCACGCGCGCCTTCGTCCCCACGTTGCTGCTGGCGCTCTGGTCGGTGCTGTTGCTCAGCAACGTGCAGATCCGCCGCACCATCGACCCCCTGGACCGTTTGAAGGAAGGGACCAGGAGGATCGCGCACGGTGACTTCGAGAGCCGTGTGCAGGTCCGCACCAAGGACGAGTTCAACGATCTGGCCGAGTCCTTCAACACGATGGCCGACGACCTGGGGCGCCAGTTCCGCACGTTGGAAGCGCTACACCAGCTCGACCGTCACGCGCTGGAGTCACGCACGCTCGATCACATGCTGGACGGCATCGCGGCACCGCTGGCCCATGCGATCCCGGGCGCCGACTTCAGCATCATGATCCTGAACGAGAGGGGGCCGGCCACCCTGCTCCGCAACGGTGCGGACGAATCGGGAGTCGAGCGCTTCTCCGTGCACCTCGGCCCTTCGGCGAAGGCGATCCTCGCGGAGGGCGCTGATCACATCGCGCTGCGAGGCCCGAAGGGCGGAGCACTGGGCGACGCCCTCGGCCTGCGGCCGGAGGGCGATGGCGCGTTGGACGTGTTTCCACTGCGTGTGCAGTCCCAACCCGCCGGCTGTCTGGTGGTGGAGGGACCGGGCGGACGTGCCCTGGACGACGACGAGCGCGTGCAAGCGCGCCAACTCGCCGACCAGGCCGCACTCGGTGTCTGGAGCGTGCGTCGCCTGGTGGATCTGGGCGATCTGAAGGAAGGCGCCATGACCGCTCTGGCACTGGCCATCGACGCCAGCTCCCACTGGACGTCCGGTCATTCGCGCCGAGTCACTGAGCTTACCGTGCGTCTGGCGGCGCTGCTGGGCCTCCCGGAGAAGGAGATCTCCGTCCTGCACTCCGCGACCATGCTGCACGACATCGGGAAGATCGGCGTACCCACGGCGGTGCTCGACAAGAATGGTCGACTCACCGACGAGGAGTACGAGATCATCAAGACGCACGTCACGATCGGGGAGGCCATCCTCAAGCCGATCGCGGCCTTCGAGTTCATGCTGCCCATCGTGCGTCACCACCACGAGCGCTTCGACGGTCGCGGCTACCCCGACGGGCTCTCCGGCAAGGACATCCCCTTCGGAGCCCGCATCGTGGCCGTGGCGGACACGTTCGACGCGCTGGTCTCGGACCGCCCCTACCGCCCCGGGAAGAGCGTGGAGCTGGCCACCCGCATCATCGAGGAGGAAGCGGGCGCCCAGTTCGATCCCAAGGTCGTGGGCGCGTTCATGCGCATGTACACGGCGGATCTGAAGGAGATCGTACAGTCGCATCGCGAGCGCGGCGCGCTCGAAGACGCCCTCCCCGCACTGCCCGCCCTTCGTTGA